The segment aaataatgataattcaataaaaaaaaaataaagatattttaacaaaaaataattataattcatcaataaattatcattattcaataaaaaaacgaaaaaacattcaacaagaataaacaaaataaaacaaaataaaaaaaaggtgaaataagatttcagcaacatgaaaaaaaaaaacaaaaagaagagGTTGGAAGAAACAATACAAGTGTTGCGCCAAACAAACAGGCGTTGAAGTTTTTACTCCGAAgacttttaaaaaacaaacaactgcgAGATGAAAAATGTTGTGCGTTTGCTGCGCCGTGCAACAATAAGAGTTCTGAAGATGTTTTTtccaaaatatatacaaacaacaccttagactAGGCCAATAGCTCAATGGAGTATTTCAACATTTTCCCATATATATTGATCACTAGATTATAGCCCGTAGAAACCACGCTTGGTATGATTAAAAATTTTATATAgacaaaaaaaattaacaaaaaaattttTTATCATggaaaaaaaatatcataaatgaCTACTAGATAAAACTAAAAGCTGTTTTATTAGTCTTTTAAAGAATTACCATCCTAAAATTTAAATGGTATTTTAGAAATTAAGatccaattaaaaaaaaattgaaaattcctTATAAATAGTTCCCATTTTTGAAAAGTTATGTTATAAATACTTACCGTTTCAAATATTTATGTTACCAAAAAAATGGATATTTGAAAGATTTTTAGCAATTACCAAAAAAAAACTGAGAATTAAGAATTCTTTAAAAATTGCCACGTGTCAATTAGTCTATCCAGAAAGGGGACATGTCAGTGGTGCACGCAGACTATTTTAGTAGGGGTATCCCTCATACTTCAAGCGGGTGCACCTAAcagaaaaaattaaataaaaaaaaaaaaaaatttacactaCAAGCCGGAAAATGAGCAGTGGCCTGGGACCCCCAATTCTCAACATAGGTCCACCACTGGACATGTGGCATTTAGAAGTTATGTTTATTAAAAGAGCTAGATGTAGAAAACTTTATTTTTACAAAAGAACATACCATCTCCAGGCATAGAtccaaaaatacaatccaattTGTCTCTTTTGAAAGTAGAGCAGCCAGTGGGGGCAAGTAAATTGTCTATTTTATAATCCCAAAGCCGAGCATTAAAATCCTGAAAATATACAAGAGACGAAAAACTGAAATTGATGTTACCTTTTCCGTGCAAAATGCAAGCAAGTCAAAGGCAGTGTACATTACCCTGTCCACCAATATATGATTGCCATCAAAACTATTATAAGCTGGAAGATTCTTCTGATGGAAGAAAGACAGGCCTTTAGCTGCTCCTTGTGCTATTTTCAATCGTGCAGCCCAAGAAAGTGGAGTTCTATCTGGTGCTGTATCAAAATAATTAACATGTATCCAATCTGTAAGATGGAAGCCCAAAGGGTTCTATAGAAGTAAAAAATAGAAGATATGCTTACAGCTTACCTCTGAATAGATGATCATCTAAACATATCCCTGGAATGAGCTCATATACCCAAAACATAGTTACATTAGACAAGCAATATCCCAAAAGTTTAGTAATATTGGGATGACTGAATTCTAATATTTTCAAGTCCAACTGCACAGCCAAATTGTCAATGTGGTTCAGTACCTTAATATATAAGCTAGAAAAAATCACAAAGCATGAAGAATACAAGGTCTAGCCAAATTGTCAATGTAGTTCAGTGCCTTAATATATAAGCTAAAAATTAAAGGTCAAAGAGCATGAAAAATACAAGGTCTATCAAATTTTCTATCCAAAGTAAGTCCTACGTCATCATTTTACATACTGAAATTACCTTCCAGGTTAGAATCTCCTCCTTCCTAACATATATTGCCAAACCAACACCAGATTCTGTAGGAGCATATGACTTTTCATCAACCCAACCTTTGTAAATGGATCCATAAGAAGTAGGAGAACCCTCCATGTCTTTGAAATCATTTGTTGCACTTACCAACTCATCGTACGTAAATATTCTGATACTTCCAGTTGTAGATTTCGTGATATTTTGAGCACTAAAATCAGATTTGCTAAGGACTTTATCATCCTTCTTCACTGATTTGCTTCCTCCTGCAACACCAGACATCAAAGATTTCCTTCCTCCTGTAACATCAGGGACCACAAATTTGCTTCTTACTGCAACATCAGACATCACAGATTGGCTTCTTACCCTACCATCTGACATCATGTCAAAGTTGCAAGTAAAAAAATCCCTTACCTTGTAAAGTAATTTTTCTTTATTAACCACAGAAATTTTTTTTTCCCTTTCCTGCGACAGAATAGACTTGAGCTTAAAGACAACCTCAGCCATGGTAGGGCGATCTTTTGGTTTAGTACGTAAACAATGGCCTGCTATGCTTACAAACTGCTTCAAACATTTTTTTGAGATTTGTCTTATCAGTCTAGAGTCAATAATTTCATTGACTTTTCCCTCTTTGATTTGGCTTTGGGCCCACGGTGCTAAGCCCCATTGCTCTTCATCTAGCGTTCGCTTGCCTCCCGGACAACACCTCAAACAATACAACTCCAAACGCGTAAACATCAGATTTTCTTGTCAATTTTCCAGTATGGAAATAGGACGGGTCCATATAGCCAAATGTCCCTTTGACATTGGTGCTGACATAAGTTTGTGTCTGACCTATCGGACCAACTTTGGCCAATCCAAAATCTGAAATTTTAGCTGCAAAGTTTGCATCCAACAAAATATTAGATGCCTTCACATCACGATGTATAACTCCATTTTGGGTTGATGTGCCTGTGTGAAGATAGTCTAATCCGCGAGCGGCACCTATGCATATCTTGAGTCGTCGTAACCAAGATAATTTGGAATCAGTTTTGTGAAGATGATCTTTAAGTGTCCCATTAGGCATGAACTCATAAGCTAGGAGCATCTCATTTCCTTCATTGCAATAACCAACAAGAGACACAAGATTACCATGTCGAAGCTTAGAAAGAACTTTAACTTCCGCTTCAAATTCATGGGCCCCTTGTGTGGACATGGAGTGCAACCTTTTTACTGCAACTTCGCTTACTAACCCTATCTTCATCCTACATTTATACACATTGCCGAATCCTCCACGCCCAATGACTAAAGTCTCGTCAAAGTTGTTGGTTGCCAATTGAATCTCGGAAAGAGTAAACCGTTGACATGCCTGCTCTCCCAGTTGGAGTAAGGCCTTGAGGCGGTTGATAGATGCGTCTGACATTTTCGGGCACCAAGCCTTTGATTCTTGACGCCTCCACTTCTATCCGAAACAGAGCTCCACTTCTATCGTTGATGGTTTTGTGGAACCAGAATAAGAAAACTCAAGGAATTCCAATTCCAATCCCAATCCCAACTACCAACGCTAAGAATCATGTGCTTCTAACCCTAATTAAAGACCTTGTGGTTTTGCTGATGACTTGTTGTTCTATATGTTGTCGCCTGAGCATCTATTAACGCTTATAAATTAATCAAGCGAGCTGGTGGAGAGAAGGAATAGAGCAAGTGAGGAGGACAGGGTCGAAGAAAGGACTAATGGTAGGTGGTTTGTCTTCTTGCAACGTTGATGTTGAGAGTAGAGACAACTAGGAGAAAAAAAGGAGAGGATTACGAGGTGGGTGAACAATGTTCCAAAACCTGGTTGAACTCGACGGAAACCTAACTCATGATTCCAGGCGGCTTTGTTCGTATGTTTCCTCCCCTCATCGCAAAAATTTGGTCAATTGATGGTTTCATCCGTGTGTGGGAGGTAATCCTAATACAATTTTAAATAAACTAGTAAATTATTATACAGTTTCATATGTAGAAATCGAACTTacgtaattaatttttttttttttgtatggaaCAAGCCTTTCAATATATTAAAGCCTTGTGATTAAAGTGTAAAACACAAAAAATCTACGAAAGTGGCAGTAGTGGGTGGGTTGGTGGGGGAGGACCGGGAGGTGGTGGTTTTAGCTTGGCTAGTGAAACATAGCTGAATTTGAAAATCCTGAATTTAAGTTTTGATCTTAAACTTTTAGTTaaatatttactagattaatatTAATTTCTATTGTTTTGAGAGACATAAGTCCAAGTCTTACATTAtaaaatttttacaaaacttaatGTTTCCAAAAGACAGCATGATGGCTGTGTTTGGAAAACATTCAAGTGTCAACTAATAAGAAACCAACAATTTTTATATGATTAAATACTATCATTTTCAAGGGTCAAAATGAGACAAAAGATATTCtaaaaagaagaataaaaaataaaaaaaaataaaaaaggtttaAGTAACTCGCACTTAACTTGCGATCCTTCAATTCAGTGGCGGACCTATTAAGGGCCTTTGGGGTCCCGGGCCACTGCTCAATTTCCGGCACGCAgtgtaaaattttttttttttttttttttttggttttttctattaggtgcaccCACTTGAAGTACGAGGGACACCCCTACTAAAACAGTCTGCGTCCGCCACTGCTTCAATTGATCGATACTCGTAGTTGCACCTCATAGGCACCACACACTTTTTCAGTCGGTTTATGTCTCCGTATTCATTAAACTTCACGCAACAAACAATATCGGATAATGTATTTACACCTACAATACATCGTCGACCACTGTTTTGTTGGGTCCAAATGGCTATGCTTCCTCATATCTTCCTTTATTTCTAACTTTTATAGGCAGATGGTGATCTTGAAGACTTGCATCACACAAGTGATGTTCAAATTTTGGCTTGATCGTGTGTTGGATTTATCAGTTGATCTTAATGACGAGAAATTGCAAACCTGATGCTTTGGTTTTCTGATCAAAATCAAAAAACATGATGCTTTGATTTATCTGGTCGCAAAAACTAATGATGAGAAAAGCCTACTGATTCAGAGGGTGGCACCAGTTGAAAGTGTTGCATCAATGGAAGGAGttacaaaattaaaaaataataaaatattatgtaACCAAAATGGTTTATAATATTtgatatttttaaattttgaaaattttaataaattttcaattatgtaattttttataaagtatatttcattttatttttatattaaattaattgattatgtaataaaaaattataatatctAAATATCATtggatataaaatataatagtttactaatgtaaGGGTTAAATAAGATAgacaaatataaatattaaaaatattaatagttaataagTATTTGAAgtaatctttaaaaaaaattatttccaattaattaaaataggaaaaaataggaaaaaccttttagaaaaacAAACATTAAAAATCCTCTTATAGTTTAATTCGTCTTTTACTCGACAAGAAGACAATCTTGAACCCACCTCGGGTCATATTCGAATGTATCCGACTTTACCCTTTTAAGTTGCTTGGATGCTCCATCCCTCTCTCGCACTCTTTTTCCTATTACCCATTGCGTTCGACAAAAACATATGGAACAACAAGCCCCGTGGAACTATGACAGGGCCGGTTTTAAGGGTTTAAATATTCTTCAATGCTTTGGACGAGCCAGATAAAATGACGCTTATCGCTATtataagttttatatatatatatatatatatatatatatatatatatatatatatatatatatatatatatatatatatatatataacataataataaaaaattggcCTAAAAAAATTGAGCCATGTGTAGCTGCCCACTTCACCCCTCCATCCATGCTCCCATGATCATTAGCTAGGATTTTTTAAAGATCATAAAGTTTTTTCAATTTATTAGCTATTTAATTAGCTAGgattttttcaaaatgataaagTTTTTTCAATTTATTAGCTATTTAATTGTATACATCGTCTGCATGATTCTTGCTTTTTTATTTTGTTGTAGTTTAAATGTTAAGAGGCCTACTCATTACAAGAAATCTTGGCATTACCGGCGATACCTATAGCGGCGACATGgagcaatagcggcgacatgtaaCTGACGCGTTACATGTCACCGCTAAAGGTGTCGCCGGTAATACTCGCAAACGGCTATCTGCATCAAATTACCCCTATCCGTCCGATTTGTTTTCAATCCAATATTTGTAGAAAACGCGTTGACTCTTCCCTCCAAGGAGCCGCTGCTATTACCCTTTTGCCACCGCATTAAACAACCCCCTCCCCCCTCCAATGGTATGTCACATGAAAATTGGGCGAAAATAGTCGAACATTTTCAAACGTCGGAATTTTTAAGGTGTTTGGCGTCAAAAACAGAATGTCGTGCAAAACAAGTAGTTGTAAACAGAGGGAGGTCCAGCTCATATAACAATGCATGTTTCAAAGAAGTAACTTATGctatatttaaatatatatttaaagtataagtaatctaatttttaatgttaaataggatATCAGTTGAATTAAAGTTTTTCGTAAAGCTAATTCCAAAGGGGTATTTTATAGCCATGCAGTCAAGCAACAATACGTAAGTggttaatttttattttcatataAGTGTTTATATCGTAGAGGGTATttagtaatctaatttttatgatttttattattttttgaaatataGAATGTTTTACTCCAGGAGATCAACTAACGAACCCAAGCTACTTCTGAAGCAAGCGGTCTAACACCCACtgatataaaaaaaattgttttgaaagaatattgggTGTTCAACGCAGACATATTAGAGGCATTGGGCGTAAACCCCCAACTGTTGTGTCCATGTACGATCAAGAACAACCAGTCACACAAGAACAACTGCAATCACAGGTAATTGTTAGTTTAAGTTGAAAGTATAAAGATATAATGGAAAATACAATGTTATaatggaaagtagaatgctataatgatatgttggttatgatttgatatgttgatattttgtagtttgataatttttgaaaagtaaatgctataatggaaagtagaatgctataatgatatgttgatTATGGTTTGATATGTTGATACTTTATggtttggtaatttttggaaagtaaatgctataatggaaagtcgaatgctataatgatatgttgatattttctagtttggtaatttttggaaagtaaatgctataatggaaagtagaatgttataatgatatgttgattatggtttgatatgttgatattttgtagtttggtaatttttgaaaattaaatgctataatggaaattagaatgctataatgatatgttgattatggtttgatatgttgatattttgtagtttggtcATTTTTGCAAAGTACAACGCTATAATGGAAAGTAGAATGATATAATGATATGTTAGTTAtggtttgatatgttgatattttgtagaaTGGTATAATTATAATGCTATTATCATATGTTGGTAATATATTTTGTTTCTTTGTAGTTGAAAATGTTGCAAACAATACTAAATGACCCGGCCTGTTCTACAGCATTAGAAGAGTGGTTTCGCTCATTGCCGCCACTAAATAATGAAGGAAATGATGAGGACGAGTAGTTACTTTAGGATTTTATGAAATATTTTGTAAATTGGAAGAATATTATAGAATGTGGTATGGATTAATATTTTGGATTGGTTGTTATGGATTAATATTTCTATAAAAAGTTATCAGATTTTATAAATgctatattgttttttttatgaatttaatgttaaataaatagataaaataaaatttaaaaaaaataaaaaaaaacaaaaacgcaTTTGCGGCAACATCTTTTGTGGCGCGTACATGTATTAGTGGCGACATACTATTAGCGGCGACTATCATCCTTTAGCGGCGACTACAGGTATATTAGCGACGAAGCGTTACCGGCGACGCATTTGCAGCGACGTGCCACCGCTTAAGGTATTAGTGGCGATTTCCCGATCCTTTAGTGACGACAGGCGTCGCCGCTGTTGCCCAGTCTTCTTGTAGTGACCAGCCCTCTTAACTTGCTCCATTTCGTCCATTAGTTTGTTCTCTTGACATAGTGGGTTTGATAGGTTCGACTTTATAGAGGCGGAAGCATATTGAAAAACGAGATAGCCAACAAGAGATCTTTGACTAGGGTTTTCCCAATATCAAATAAAGGAATAGAGAGTTTCAAATTAGGTTTCTTGAAAAATAGTGGATGATATTCAAAATTGGAATTAGAATTTCAATTAATAAGGGACCATATTCTAGTGATGTTTTATGAACTAATATCACCGGCTAACCCGATAAAAATGGTAAACGTATTCAAACTGTCGGTAGTTAGGACTTTacagtaaaaaaaataaagtttaggattttttgtcaaatcgttgaaaatatcaCGACTTTAGTGTACATATCCCTTTTTTTTGCAATTTAGCCATTGAAACCAGTTATTATTTGCGATTGAGCATTGTTTCTAGGTAAACACATACGATAGCAGGTTTCGATGGTTTGATTGCAAATAGAAATATCAAAGGTGTCTTTGTCATCAATGGCCAAAATATAAGTAATCTTTTTTTTC is part of the Lactuca sativa cultivar Salinas chromosome 7, Lsat_Salinas_v11, whole genome shotgun sequence genome and harbors:
- the LOC111912228 gene encoding probable serine/threonine-protein kinase PBL1 isoform X1 — encoded protein: MAEVVFKLKSILSQEREKKISVVNKEKLLYKVRDFFTCNFDMMSDGRVRSQSVMSDVAVRSKFVVPDVTGGRKSLMSGVAGGSKSVKKDDKVLSKSDFSAQNITKSTTGSIRIFTYDELVSATNDFKDMEGSPTSYGSIYKGWVDEKSYAPTESGVGLAIYVRKEEILTWKLDLKILEFSHPNITKLLGYCLSNVTMFWVYELIPGICLDDHLFRAPDRTPLSWAARLKIAQGAAKGLSFFHQKNLPAYNSFDGNHILVDRDFNARLWDYKIDNLLAPTGCSTFKRDKLDCIFGSMPGDESGVQSEIYDFGVVLLKMLTGMKKYDERIPLQQKNLMEWSTPLLANEVNLGMIMDPQLQHNDHPPKGAFQLAQLVLKCLQPTRGKNLSIEEISQALYQCYQEEITSV
- the LOC111912228 gene encoding probable serine/threonine-protein kinase PBL10 isoform X2, whose protein sequence is MSGVAGGSKSVKKDDKVLSKSDFSAQNITKSTTGSIRIFTYDELVSATNDFKDMEGSPTSYGSIYKGWVDEKSYAPTESGVGLAIYVRKEEILTWKLDLKILEFSHPNITKLLGYCLSNVTMFWVYELIPGICLDDHLFRAPDRTPLSWAARLKIAQGAAKGLSFFHQKNLPAYNSFDGNHILVDRDFNARLWDYKIDNLLAPTGCSTFKRDKLDCIFGSMPGDESGVQSEIYDFGVVLLKMLTGMKKYDERIPLQQKNLMEWSTPLLANEVNLGMIMDPQLQHNDHPPKGAFQLAQLVLKCLQPTRGKNLSIEEISQALYQCYQEEITSV
- the LOC111912242 gene encoding probable receptor-like protein kinase At5g38990, whose translation is MSDASINRLKALLQLGEQACQRFTLSEIQLATNNFDETLVIGRGGFGNVYKCRMKIGLVSEVAVKRLHSMSTQGAHEFEAEVKVLSKLRHGNLVSLVGYCNEGNEMLLAYEFMPNGTLKDHLHKTDSKLSWLRRLKICIGAARGLDYLHTGTSTQNGVIHRDVKASNILLDANFAAKISDFGLAKVGPIGQTQTYVSTNVKGTFGYMDPSYFHTGKLTRKSDVYAFGVVLFEVLSGRQANAR
- the LOC111912228 gene encoding probable serine/threonine-protein kinase PBL10 isoform X3, whose protein sequence is MAEVVFKLKSILSQEREKKISVVNKEKLLYKVRDFFTCNFDMMSDGRVRSQSVMSDVAVRSKFVVPDVTGGRKSLMSGVAGGSKSVKKDDKVLSKSDFSAQNITKSTTGSIRIFTYDELVSATNDFKDMEGSPTSYGSIYKGWVDEKSYAPTESGVGLAIYVRKEEILTWKLDLKILEFSHPNITKLLGYCLSNVTMFWVYELIPGICLDDHLFRAPDRTPLSWAARLKIAQGAAKGLSFFHQKNLPAYNSFDGNHILVDRDFNARLWDYKIDNLLAPTGCSTFKRDKLDCIFGSMPGDVCSRLVHLFYRRGLQRWCADFMNFYFRK